TAATGCGATCATACAAGAGCCTTCCGAAGCGAGCGGGAAAAGGATCGGGGTAGTAAAGGGATCCGAGTACGAGAAGTATCTGACTCGGGAACCTTTCGAAATTTTCGACATGCCCTCGTTCACCTATAAGATCGATCATCCCAAGATCGTGGAGTTCGACGATGAAACGTCTCTCTACGCCGCGTTGGCCAAGGGCGATGGCGTCGAACTCGACGGCGTCATCGATGATTTGAGTGCGGTGATGCAGCAGGTCGCCGACGGGGCTCCGTTGCGGATCGTAGGGCAGCCGCTAACCTATACGCCAGGCTCAATCGTCGTGGAACATGGTGATGAAGAGTTCGCGACGACTCTGAAGGAAATTATAGAGGCGATGCATAAGGATGGCACCTTAACCCGCCTGTCGATGAAATGGTACGATTTTGATCTCTCTCAATATTGATTTGGACCCTCCTGCGCCGCGACGGCTGTAGATTATCCGCAGGTGCCCGTGACGTCGGTCTGACTTGCTTCCAATGGCCAGGTGACGCTGAAGTTGAACGGCGCGAACAGGGCCTGCGACAGGCCGGCAGCCCCGGGCGGCGTGACAGCTGGGAAGAGTGCGGCCCAATCCATCAGCGGATCCCGGCCCGGCATCACGATCTCGGCATGGGCGAGCGAGGCGCAGACATAAACGACCGGTTCGCCTTGCACCTGCTGCGCTCGGCCGGAAACAGGCAGGAGCGCAAAGCTCAGAGCAGCGATGAGATAGAGGCCGGCAAGAAGAAAAACCGAAGCGAGGAAACGGACGGCGAAGCGGAATGCGCCGCCCATTTTATCCGATCTTCTCGCCGATCAGGTCATACTCCTCGGCCTCGACGATCCGTGTGCGGACCATGTCGCCGGGTGTGAGACCGGTCTCGCCGGGCAGGAAGACGTTGCCGTCGATCTCCGGCGCATCCCAGGGCGAGCGCCCGACCGCTTCCTCGTTTTCCTCGTCGATCTCGTCGATGAGGACGTCGATCTCGCGTCCGACCTTCTTGGCGAAGATGTCGGCGCTGATCTCCTGCTGCGTCTGCATCAGCCGATGCCAGCGCTCTTCCTTCACCTCGTCGGGAACCGGGGCGGCCAGATCATTGGCCTTGGCGCCGGCGACCGGCTCGTATTTGAAGCAGCCGACGCGCTCGAGACGGGCTTCCTTCATCCACTCCAGAAGATAGTTGAAATCCTCTTCCGTCTCCCCCGGGAAGCCGACGATGAAGCTCGAACGGATGGCGATGTCGGGCGCGATCTTCCGCCAGGAAGTGAGCCGGTCGAGCACCTTCTCCTGGTTCGCCGGACGGCGCATGGCTTTCAGCACATTGGGTGCCGCATGCTGGAAGGGGATGTCGAGATAGGGAAGGATCTTGCCTTCCGCCATCAGCGGAATGACCTCGTCGACATGCGGATAGGGATAGACGTAATGGAGCCGCACCCAGGCGTCGAACTGGCCGAGCTCCTTGACGAGGTCGGCGAACTTAGCGCGAATCTCGCGGCCGCGATATTTGCTCTCCGCGAATTTGAGATCGAGGCCATAGGCGCTGGTGTCCTGGGAGATGACGAGCAGCTCCTTGACGCCGGCTTTGACCAGACGCTCGGCCTCATAGAGGATCGAGGCGGCCGGACGGCTCGCAAGGTCGCCGCGCAGCGACGGGATGATGCAGAAGGAGCAGCGGTTGTTGCAGCCTTCCGAAATCTTCACATAGGCATAGTGACGTGGCGTGAGCCTAAGGCCTTGGGGCGGGATCAGGTCGAATTTGGCGTCATGCATTGGCGGAACGGCGTCATGCACGGCAGACACGACCGCCTCGTACTGGTGCGGTCCGGTGACCGCCAGAACGGCCGGATGGGCCGCCCGGATCGTATCGGCCTCGACGCCCATGCAGCCGGTGACGATGACCCGGCCATTCTCGCTCACGGCCTCGCCGATGGCGGCCAGCGATTCGGCCTTGGCGGAATCGAGAAACCCGCAGGTATTCACGATAACCACATCGGCGGCGTCATAGCCGGGCGAAATCACATAGCCCTCGGCCCTGAGCTGGGTGAGGATGCGTTCGGAATCGACCAGGGCCTTGGGGCAGCCGAGGCTGACCAGGCCCACTTTGGGAATATGTCTTGCGGCAACTGTCATGCTGCCGGGGTCCATAGACCAGGGCGCGGTTTGCCGCAAATGGTCTTGATGCTAGAGTGGCCCTGGGCCATATGATGGGAAAGCCCAGGTTGTGTTGGGGATTTAATCATGGATACACGAAATATCGTCATTGCCCTGGTGATCGGGCTGGTCGCCGGCTGGCTGGCAAGTTTCGTGGTCGGTGGCTCGGGGCTCATCCGCTACCTGATCAGCGGCGTCATCGGCTCCTTTGTCGGCAGCTTCATTCTGAGCAAGGCGGGCATCAATCTGGGCATCGGCAACGAGATCGCGCGCGACATCGTGACAGCCACGATCGGCGCCATCATCGTGGTCTTGCTGGCGCGCTTCATTGCCGGTTAAAGGTTTATAATAGGAGACATCGACTATGGAACCGAACTCTCTCTTGGATCTGGGCGGCGGCGTGGGCTGGATCGGCACGCTGGTGATTGGCGGGCTTGCCGGCTGGATCGCGGAGAAGATCACGAAGAGCGACATGGGCGTCCTCATGAACATTGTCGTCGGCATCATCGGTGCCTATATCGGTGCGTTCCTGGCCAATGCGCTGGGGCTCCAGCTGGGCGAGATCTTCAGCGGCTGGTTCTGGGGCAATCTGCTGGTCGCCGTCGTCGGCGCGGTGATCCTGCTCCTTGTGGTGAAGATGTTCCGTGGGCGGAGCGCCTGATAAGAATTCATGGTTACTGTTCTCGATACGCTGAAAGCCCGGCCGCGCCATCCTGAAAAGGCGCATAAGCCCGATACTCCCATCCTGCGCAAGCCGGACTGGATAAGAGTGCGGGCGCCGGGCTCGCCCGTCTATAACGAGACGAAGGCGATCGTGCGGGAAAACCGCCTCGTCACCGTGTGCGAGGAGGCCGGCTGCCCCAATATCGGCGAGTGCTGGTCGAAAAAGCACGCCACCTTCATGATCATGGGCGACACCTGTACCAGGGCCTGCGCCTTCTGCAACGTGAAGACAGGTCTGCCGGATGCGCTCGATGCGCAGGAACCGGCCAAGGTGGCCGATGCGATCGCCCGTATGGAGCTGTCGCATGCGGTCATCACCTCAGTCGATCGCGATGATCTCGACGACGGCGGGGCCGAGCATTTCGCGCAGGTCATCCGCTCGGTGCGGCAGCAGTCGCCGAAGACGACGATCGAGGTCCTCACCCCCGACTTCCTGCGCAAGAATGGCGCATTGGAGAAGGTCGTCGAGGCGCGTCCCGACGTGTTCAACCACAATCTCGAGACGGTTCCATCGCTTTATCTGCGCATCCGTCCGGGTGCCCGCTACTTCCATTCGATGCGCCTCCTGCAGCGCGTGAAGGAGCTCGACCCGCAGATGTTCACCAAATCGGGGATCATGGTGGGCCTGGGCGAGACGCGTGAGCAGGTCCTCCAGGTGATGGACGACATGCGCTCGGCCGACATCGACTTCATCACCATCGGCCAGTATCTGCAGCCCTCGCGCAAGCATGCCGCCATCGACCGCTTCGTGACGCCGGACGAGTTCAAGTCCTACGAGACCATCGCCTATTCGAAGGGCTTCCTGATGGTGTCGTCGAGCCCGCTGACGCGCTCCTCGCACCATGCCGGCGACGATTTCGAGAGGCTCAGGAAGGCTCGGGCGGCGAAGCACAAGCCAGCATAAGATGCCCAAGTTCAATGTCACCCGCGAAATGCCTTACAAGGCCGCGGAGCTTTTCGCCGTCGCCGCCGATGTCGACAGCTACAAAGACTTCCTGCCGCTCGTCGAGAGCTCGCGCAGCTTCGATCGCGTCAAGGTCGCGGACGGTGTCGAGCGCTTCAAGGGCGAGTTGCGGGTGCGCTACAAGAAGCTCCATATCGATGAGACTTTCTTGAGCGATGTCGTCGCCGACCGCGCCGCGCTGAAAGTGTCGTCGCGCTCGGAAGGCGGCCTCTTCGACCATGTGATTGCCGAATGGCGCTTCAGCGACCGCAAGACGGGTGGCGCGACGGTGGAGTTCCAGGTCGACTACAAAGCCAAGAGCCGTTCGCTGCAATTCTTCATGTCGGGCATGTTCGACTACATGGTGCGCAAGATCAACAACGCCTTCGAGGCGCGCGCCCGCGAACTGCACGGCAAGGCCTGATATCGGCCCCGCTTTTACAGGCGCGATAACAGGCCAAAACAGGGAAGAACAGGGAACTACAGGGAAAATCGAAAACTCCCTGTTGTCCCGCGGCCTCTAGAAGAACCCGCGCAGGAATGCCGCCGTTTCGTCTGAGATGCCGACGATCTTGTTGGTGGTCTGCCGGTAGAATTTGAAATTGAGCTCGGTCTCGGGCCGGTCGTCCTTCCAGTCGGTGAAACTCTTGAGCTCGCGCCGCCCCATGGGCAGTTTGGCGAGTGCCGTGCGTTTGACGGAGATGGTCACCCGTGGTGTCTGGCGGACGATGCCACGCTTGCGCGGGACGGCCTTGGCGGCGGTGACCAAGCCCCGCGCGATCAGGCCCTGACCGCCTTCTTTCTCGCTCGCGAAGAGGAAAATCTCGTTGCCCTCGGCGATCCGTTTGCCGCCATACATTGTCTTCTGTTTCACGAAGACGAAGGTACTGGCCTGCGGGTCGCAAATCTCGACTTTGATCGCGAAGGCCATTCACTTCACTCCGCAAAGAGTAACATCCCGATCATGATGGCCTCTTGCCGCACAAAGGATCAACTCCCTTTGTGGGAAGGCAAGGCTTGCGAGATTTCCTTCAAATATGGCTGTCGCAAACCCAGCCGGCTTTCGGCCGGTAGCGACATTGGTACATCCCGCCTTCGACATATCTGAACCCAAGCTCATAGAATGTCCCGATACGCTGATAGGTTCCGCGATCAATCGCCTCGTCGCCCGTATAAAGATCGGGCAGCTGGGCGATCTCATCAGGCACCAGCGAGGTGAGCGAGGCAGGGTAGGGCCCGTGTTTGGCATGATATCGTTGCAGAGCCGCGATCACCGGAGCCGACTGGGCGTACCGCTGTTCCGCATAGCGTCACTTGCCCGGAGGATTCGAAAAGACGTAGCAGCCGGTGAGAAGCACCGAGGCGAAGAGGGCAGCCCAGATACGGAGCCTCGCCCCATTGCACATGTCAGGCCAGCCGCGTGCTGGCGGTACCGATTTGCGCTTCGATGAGATCGAGCGCCGCCACAACCGCGCGCAGGCGCACTTCGGCGCGGTTTGCGTTCTCGAAGACGAAGCGGCGATGCGCGGTCGGGCCACGGCGCGAGGCGCAGCCGAAATGGACCAGGCCGACCGGTTTCTCGGGCGAGCCGCCGCCGGGACCGGCGATGCCTGTGACCGAGACGGCGATATCGGCCTTCGAGTTCTCGAGGGCGCCTTCCGCCATGGCGCGGGCGCAGGCCTCGCTGACCGCGCCATGTAGATCGATAAGATGGGCCGGCACACCGAGCAGGTCCATCTTGGCTTCGTTGGAATAGACGATGAAGCCACGCTCGACGACATCGGAGGAGCCGGCGATCTCGGTGAGGAGGCCGGCGATCAGTCCGCCGGTGCAGCTTTCCGCCGTCGCGAGCTTGAGCCCGCGCTGGCGCAGCGACTCGAGCAGCGCCCCGGCCTCAGAGAGGAGAGCGGGTGAAAACACGCTCATCCCGGCAACCTCACGATCACATTGGCGAAAGCGGTAACGCCTTCGCGCCGCCCGACGAAACCGAGTGTCTCCGCCGTGGTGGCCTTGATGGCGATGCGGTCCTCACCGATGCCGAGCATGGCGGAAAGGCTGCTCTTCATGGCGGCGAGATGCGGTGAGATACGCGGTACTTCGGCGAGAATGGCGATATCGGCATTGCCGACCTTGCCGCCACGCTGGCGCACCAGCTCGACCGCCTTGGACAGGAAGA
This genomic stretch from Nordella sp. HKS 07 harbors:
- a CDS encoding transporter substrate-binding domain-containing protein translates to MNRRVLAAVAMLLLTFLLSGRLPAAESGLDRIKSKGVLVVAVDPDWAPTSWRKDNGEFDGFDVDVSKEIARRMGVSVQFYMPYSFEGVLAGNWGGKWDIATSVTPTAQRAERVQFAKPYVYSPSSLAVHRDNAIIQEPSEASGKRIGVVKGSEYEKYLTREPFEIFDMPSFTYKIDHPKIVEFDDETSLYAALAKGDGVELDGVIDDLSAVMQQVADGAPLRIVGQPLTYTPGSIVVEHGDEEFATTLKEIIEAMHKDGTLTRLSMKWYDFDLSQY
- the rimO gene encoding 30S ribosomal protein S12 methylthiotransferase RimO is translated as MTVAARHIPKVGLVSLGCPKALVDSERILTQLRAEGYVISPGYDAADVVIVNTCGFLDSAKAESLAAIGEAVSENGRVIVTGCMGVEADTIRAAHPAVLAVTGPHQYEAVVSAVHDAVPPMHDAKFDLIPPQGLRLTPRHYAYVKISEGCNNRCSFCIIPSLRGDLASRPAASILYEAERLVKAGVKELLVISQDTSAYGLDLKFAESKYRGREIRAKFADLVKELGQFDAWVRLHYVYPYPHVDEVIPLMAEGKILPYLDIPFQHAAPNVLKAMRRPANQEKVLDRLTSWRKIAPDIAIRSSFIVGFPGETEEDFNYLLEWMKEARLERVGCFKYEPVAGAKANDLAAPVPDEVKEERWHRLMQTQQEISADIFAKKVGREIDVLIDEIDEENEEAVGRSPWDAPEIDGNVFLPGETGLTPGDMVRTRIVEAEEYDLIGEKIG
- a CDS encoding GlsB/YeaQ/YmgE family stress response membrane protein, coding for MDTRNIVIALVIGLVAGWLASFVVGGSGLIRYLISGVIGSFVGSFILSKAGINLGIGNEIARDIVTATIGAIIVVLLARFIAG
- a CDS encoding GlsB/YeaQ/YmgE family stress response membrane protein, producing MEPNSLLDLGGGVGWIGTLVIGGLAGWIAEKITKSDMGVLMNIVVGIIGAYIGAFLANALGLQLGEIFSGWFWGNLLVAVVGAVILLLVVKMFRGRSA
- the lipA gene encoding lipoyl synthase — encoded protein: MVTVLDTLKARPRHPEKAHKPDTPILRKPDWIRVRAPGSPVYNETKAIVRENRLVTVCEEAGCPNIGECWSKKHATFMIMGDTCTRACAFCNVKTGLPDALDAQEPAKVADAIARMELSHAVITSVDRDDLDDGGAEHFAQVIRSVRQQSPKTTIEVLTPDFLRKNGALEKVVEARPDVFNHNLETVPSLYLRIRPGARYFHSMRLLQRVKELDPQMFTKSGIMVGLGETREQVLQVMDDMRSADIDFITIGQYLQPSRKHAAIDRFVTPDEFKSYETIAYSKGFLMVSSSPLTRSSHHAGDDFERLRKARAAKHKPA
- a CDS encoding type II toxin-antitoxin system RatA family toxin, producing MPKFNVTREMPYKAAELFAVAADVDSYKDFLPLVESSRSFDRVKVADGVERFKGELRVRYKKLHIDETFLSDVVADRAALKVSSRSEGGLFDHVIAEWRFSDRKTGGATVEFQVDYKAKSRSLQFFMSGMFDYMVRKINNAFEARARELHGKA
- a CDS encoding CinA family protein, which codes for MSVFSPALLSEAGALLESLRQRGLKLATAESCTGGLIAGLLTEIAGSSDVVERGFIVYSNEAKMDLLGVPAHLIDLHGAVSEACARAMAEGALENSKADIAVSVTGIAGPGGGSPEKPVGLVHFGCASRRGPTAHRRFVFENANRAEVRLRAVVAALDLIEAQIGTASTRLA